A single genomic interval of Nocardioides palaemonis harbors:
- a CDS encoding DNA alkylation repair protein, giving the protein MTYVAAVRAALAEAGDPARAAQQQAYMKSALPFVGLGAPALSAVLKPVLLDHRFVDRAQWEAAVLELWDDATHREEWYAAVALLRHRAYGPWLDADLLPLLEQLVRDGAWWDVVDEIAGHVVGQVLLDHRSEATAVVDAWAVDPDSLWVRRTAMLAQLRHREQTDTDLLERVLAANLDDTAFGREFFVRKALGWALRQHARTDPDWVRRFVRTYDARLSGLSRREALKHLG; this is encoded by the coding sequence TTGACCTACGTCGCCGCGGTCCGGGCAGCCCTGGCTGAGGCGGGCGACCCGGCCAGGGCCGCCCAGCAGCAGGCCTACATGAAGTCGGCGCTGCCGTTCGTCGGCCTCGGCGCGCCGGCGTTGTCCGCCGTCCTGAAGCCGGTGCTGCTCGACCACCGGTTCGTCGACCGGGCGCAGTGGGAGGCGGCGGTCCTCGAGCTGTGGGACGACGCGACCCACCGTGAGGAGTGGTACGCCGCGGTCGCGCTCCTGCGCCACCGTGCGTACGGCCCGTGGCTCGACGCCGACCTGCTGCCGCTGCTCGAGCAGCTGGTGCGCGACGGCGCGTGGTGGGACGTGGTCGACGAGATCGCCGGCCACGTCGTCGGCCAGGTGCTGCTCGACCACCGCTCGGAGGCGACGGCGGTCGTCGACGCCTGGGCCGTCGACCCCGACAGCCTGTGGGTGCGCCGCACCGCGATGCTCGCCCAGCTGCGCCACCGCGAGCAGACCGACACCGACCTGCTCGAGCGGGTCCTCGCGGCCAACCTCGACGACACCGCCTTCGGTCGCGAGTTCTTCGTGCGCAAGGCGCTCGGCTGGGCGCTGCGCCAGCACGCGCGGACCGACCCCGACTGGGTGCGACGGTTCGTGCGGACGTACGACGCCCGGCTCAGCGGGCTCTCGCGCCGCGAGGCGCTCAAGCACCTCGGCTGA
- the recA gene encoding recombinase RecA, translated as MAGADREKALDAALAQVEKQFGKGSVMRLGDETRAPLEVIPTGSIALDVALGLGGLPRGRVVEVYGPESSGKTTVALHAVANAQAAGGIVAFIDAEHALDPEYAKALGVDTDALLVSQPDSGEQALEIADMLIRSGALSLIVIDSVAALVPRAEIEGEMGDSHVGLQARLMSQALRKMTGALNNAGTTAIFINQLREKIGVMFGSPETTTGGRALKFYSSVRLDVRRIETLKDGTDMVGNRTRVKVVKNKVAPPFKQAEFDIMYGKGISREGGLIDVGVEAGLIRKAGAWYTYEGDQLGQGKENSRNFLRDNPDLANEIEKLILEKLGVTPVVDAPADGLSDEPIGVDDF; from the coding sequence ATGGCTGGTGCAGACCGCGAGAAGGCCCTCGACGCCGCCCTCGCCCAGGTGGAGAAGCAGTTCGGCAAGGGCTCGGTCATGCGACTGGGCGACGAGACGCGTGCCCCGCTCGAGGTGATCCCCACGGGGTCGATCGCCCTCGACGTCGCGCTCGGGCTCGGTGGCCTCCCGCGCGGTCGCGTGGTGGAGGTCTACGGTCCGGAGTCCTCCGGAAAGACGACGGTCGCCCTGCACGCGGTGGCCAACGCCCAGGCGGCCGGCGGCATCGTCGCCTTCATCGACGCCGAGCACGCGCTCGACCCGGAGTACGCGAAGGCCCTCGGCGTCGACACCGACGCGCTGCTGGTCTCCCAGCCCGACTCCGGTGAGCAGGCGCTCGAGATCGCCGACATGCTGATCCGCTCCGGTGCGCTGTCGCTGATCGTCATCGACTCGGTCGCAGCACTCGTGCCCCGCGCCGAGATCGAGGGCGAGATGGGCGACAGCCACGTCGGCCTCCAGGCCCGCCTGATGAGCCAGGCGCTGCGGAAGATGACCGGTGCCCTCAACAATGCCGGCACCACCGCCATCTTCATCAACCAGCTGCGCGAGAAGATCGGCGTGATGTTCGGCTCGCCCGAGACCACGACCGGTGGTCGCGCGCTGAAGTTCTACTCCTCGGTGCGCCTCGACGTGCGACGCATCGAGACGCTCAAGGACGGCACCGACATGGTCGGCAACCGCACCCGCGTCAAGGTGGTGAAGAACAAGGTCGCGCCGCCGTTCAAGCAGGCCGAGTTCGACATCATGTACGGCAAGGGCATCAGCCGCGAGGGTGGCCTGATCGACGTCGGCGTCGAGGCGGGCCTGATCCGCAAGGCCGGCGCCTGGTACACCTACGAGGGCGACCAGCTCGGGCAGGGCAAGGAGAACTCGCGCAACTTCCTGCGCGACAACCCCGACCTCGCCAACGAGATCGAGAAGCTGATCCTCGAGAAGCTGGGCGTCACCCCGGTCGTCGACGCGCCCGCCGACGGCCTGAGCGACGAGCCCATCGGGGTCGATGACTTCTGA
- a CDS encoding phosphoribosyltransferase — translation MSNEREVLTYDLFGTATRELAQGVADSGFAPDMVLAIARGGLALGMGLGYALGVKNISVVNVEFYTGVDQRLDVPIMLPPTPAAVDLSGLKVLIADDVADTGRTLELVHEFCEGHVAEARTAVVYEKPQSVIKPDYAWRRTERWIDFPWSVLPPVVGHGLAH, via the coding sequence GTGAGCAACGAGCGCGAGGTCCTCACCTACGACCTGTTCGGCACCGCCACCCGCGAGCTCGCCCAAGGGGTCGCGGACTCGGGGTTCGCCCCCGACATGGTGCTCGCGATCGCGCGCGGCGGCCTGGCGCTCGGGATGGGGCTGGGCTACGCGCTCGGCGTGAAGAACATCTCGGTCGTCAACGTCGAGTTCTACACCGGCGTCGACCAGCGCCTCGACGTCCCGATCATGCTGCCGCCCACGCCCGCCGCGGTCGACCTGTCCGGGCTGAAGGTGCTGATCGCCGACGACGTCGCCGACACCGGCCGCACCCTGGAGCTGGTCCACGAGTTCTGCGAGGGCCACGTCGCCGAGGCCCGCACCGCGGTGGTCTACGAGAAGCCCCAGTCGGTCATCAAGCCCGACTACGCCTGGCGGCGCACCGAGCGCTGGATCGACTTCCCGTGGTCGGTCCTCCCGCCGGTGGTCGGCCACGGCTTGGCGCACTGA
- a CDS encoding MFS transporter has translation MTGTVEQVDLAAVQRHTVRTLVVSQAVGAVGVTIGVATASLLARDISGSETQAGLAQTFQVLGTAATAYLLARLMRRRGRRAGLVTGYLVGATGAVLAVLAGVVDSMAVLLLGALLLGATTAVNNGSRYAATDLATEAHRARALSVVVWATTIGAVAGPNLTGVGGRVARALGIPELTGGFAIGSVVLVLAAVWVGWRLRPDPLLLAQQVAGVRADAASGPDRGSWSRFATVVREVPAVGAAVVAMACAHAAMVTVMIMTPLHMEHGGAHLEVIGFVISIHVLGMFAFSPVMGWAADRLGRSTVLVAGGAVLLVSLALCGSSPEGSSWQIFCGLFLLGLGWSAATVAASTVVADRTPIEARTDVQGTSDMAMALTAAGGGALAGVIVGSLGYAALALFAALLALTVVVAGGVTRRHD, from the coding sequence GTGACCGGCACCGTCGAGCAGGTCGACCTCGCCGCGGTCCAGCGGCACACGGTCCGGACCCTGGTCGTCTCCCAGGCGGTGGGGGCCGTCGGGGTGACGATCGGCGTCGCGACCGCCTCGCTCCTGGCGCGCGACATCTCCGGGAGCGAGACGCAGGCCGGGCTCGCGCAGACCTTCCAGGTGCTCGGCACGGCCGCGACGGCCTACCTCCTCGCCCGCCTGATGCGTCGGCGCGGGCGCCGTGCGGGGCTGGTGACCGGATACCTCGTCGGCGCGACGGGTGCCGTGCTCGCGGTGCTGGCGGGCGTCGTCGACTCGATGGCCGTGCTCCTCCTCGGGGCCCTGCTGCTCGGGGCGACCACGGCGGTCAACAACGGCTCGCGCTACGCCGCCACGGACCTCGCCACCGAGGCGCACCGCGCCCGTGCGCTGTCCGTCGTCGTCTGGGCGACCACGATCGGCGCCGTCGCCGGCCCCAACCTGACCGGCGTGGGTGGCCGGGTGGCGCGTGCTCTGGGCATCCCGGAGCTCACCGGCGGCTTCGCGATCGGCTCGGTGGTCCTGGTGCTCGCAGCGGTGTGGGTCGGGTGGCGGCTGCGGCCCGACCCGCTGCTGCTCGCCCAGCAGGTCGCGGGGGTCCGCGCGGACGCGGCGAGCGGTCCTGACCGGGGCTCGTGGAGTCGGTTCGCCACCGTCGTGCGGGAGGTGCCGGCGGTCGGGGCAGCGGTCGTGGCGATGGCGTGCGCCCACGCCGCGATGGTCACCGTCATGATCATGACCCCGCTCCACATGGAGCACGGCGGCGCCCACCTCGAGGTGATCGGCTTCGTGATCTCGATCCACGTGCTCGGGATGTTCGCGTTCTCGCCGGTGATGGGGTGGGCCGCGGACCGTCTCGGCCGGAGCACGGTCCTCGTCGCCGGGGGAGCGGTGCTGCTCGTCTCGCTCGCCCTCTGCGGGTCCTCGCCGGAGGGTTCGTCGTGGCAGATCTTCTGCGGGCTGTTCCTGCTCGGCCTGGGCTGGTCGGCGGCGACGGTCGCCGCGTCGACGGTGGTCGCCGACCGGACGCCCATCGAGGCGCGCACCGACGTCCAGGGCACCTCCGACATGGCGATGGCCCTCACCGCGGCCGGCGGCGGCGCGCTGGCGGGCGTGATCGTGGGGTCGCTGGGCTACGCCGCGCTCGCCCTCTTCGCCGCGCTGCTCGCGCTCACGGTCGTGGTCGCCGGCGGCGTGACCCGACGCCACGACTGA
- a CDS encoding PPK2 family polyphosphate kinase: MTTSAITEALRLPAGPVDLTTIETDVAPGFDGSKSDGKDTLFAMGDELSDLQERLWAQRTVGSEQRILLVLQGMDTSGKGGVLRHTIGLVDPQGVRITSFKAPTEEERAHDFLWRIEKGLPPAGFIGVFDRSHYEDVLIARVRGLAEPEEIERRYGAINDFEARLVGEGYSIIKCMLHISADEQKARLAERLANPEKHWKYNPGDLDERAHWSAYREAYEVVLERTSTQLAPWYVVPSDKKWFRNLAIGQLLLETLRGLDLTWPEADFDVEAEQERLAQEAPVQ, from the coding sequence ATGACGACGTCCGCCATCACCGAGGCCCTGAGGCTTCCCGCCGGCCCGGTCGACCTGACCACGATCGAGACCGACGTCGCTCCGGGCTTCGACGGCTCGAAGAGCGACGGCAAGGACACGCTCTTCGCCATGGGTGACGAGCTCTCCGACCTGCAGGAGCGGCTGTGGGCGCAGCGGACGGTCGGCTCCGAGCAGCGGATCCTGCTGGTGCTGCAGGGGATGGACACCAGCGGCAAGGGCGGGGTGCTGCGCCACACCATCGGCCTGGTCGACCCGCAGGGCGTGCGGATCACCTCGTTCAAGGCGCCGACCGAGGAGGAGCGTGCGCACGACTTCCTCTGGCGCATCGAGAAGGGCCTGCCGCCCGCAGGGTTCATCGGTGTCTTCGACCGCTCGCACTACGAGGACGTGCTGATCGCCCGGGTGCGCGGCCTCGCCGAGCCCGAGGAGATCGAGCGCCGCTACGGCGCCATCAACGACTTCGAGGCCCGTCTGGTCGGCGAGGGCTACTCGATCATCAAGTGCATGCTCCACATCAGCGCCGACGAGCAGAAGGCCCGGCTCGCCGAGCGCCTCGCCAACCCCGAGAAGCACTGGAAGTACAACCCGGGCGACCTCGACGAGCGCGCCCACTGGTCGGCCTACCGCGAGGCGTACGAGGTGGTGCTCGAGCGCACCAGCACCCAGCTCGCCCCGTGGTACGTCGTCCCGTCGGACAAGAAGTGGTTCCGCAACCTCGCCATCGGCCAGCTGCTCCTCGAGACGCTGCGTGGGCTCGACCTGACGTGGCCCGAGGCCGACTTCGACGTGGAGGCGGAGCAGGAGCGCCTGGCGCAGGAGGCCCCCGTCCAGTGA
- a CDS encoding phosphoadenylyl-sulfate reductase — MSAPTRAAREFKGTHTEGRTSEELRELVSHVGAELELAPAEVIVEWAVATFGDRFAITSSMGDAVLAHLASKVAPGIDVVFLDTGYHFVETIGTRDAVEATLPVNLRTVSTPLTVAEQDAQYGKDLYKTDPDLCCALRKVTPLADTLADYDAWATGLRRAETHNRVIAPVVGWDARKGKVKVSPLARWSDDDVDRYIAENGVLVNPLVHDGYPSIGCWPCTRRVAPGDDPRSGRWAGTSKTECGIHA, encoded by the coding sequence ATGAGCGCCCCGACCCGCGCCGCGCGGGAGTTCAAGGGCACCCACACCGAGGGGCGTACGTCCGAGGAGCTGCGCGAGCTGGTGTCCCACGTCGGCGCCGAGCTCGAGCTCGCCCCGGCCGAGGTCATCGTGGAGTGGGCGGTCGCCACCTTCGGCGACCGTTTCGCGATCACCTCGTCGATGGGCGACGCGGTGCTCGCCCACCTGGCGTCGAAGGTCGCGCCCGGCATCGACGTGGTGTTCCTCGACACCGGCTACCACTTCGTCGAGACCATCGGCACCCGCGACGCCGTCGAGGCGACCCTGCCGGTCAACCTCCGCACGGTCAGCACCCCGCTCACCGTCGCCGAGCAGGACGCGCAGTACGGCAAGGACCTCTACAAGACCGACCCCGACCTGTGCTGCGCGCTGCGCAAGGTCACGCCGCTCGCCGACACGCTCGCCGACTACGACGCCTGGGCCACCGGCCTGCGGCGCGCCGAGACCCACAACCGGGTCATCGCCCCGGTCGTCGGCTGGGACGCCCGCAAGGGCAAGGTCAAGGTGTCCCCGCTCGCCCGCTGGAGCGACGACGACGTCGACCGCTACATCGCCGAGAACGGCGTGCTGGTCAACCCGCTGGTCCACGACGGCTACCCCAGCATCGGCTGCTGGCCCTGCACCCGCCGCGTCGCTCCCGGCGACGACCCGCGCAGCGGCCGCTGGGCCGGCACCTCGAAGACCGAGTGCGGCATCCATGCCTGA
- a CDS encoding nitrite/sulfite reductase: MPDLRFKPQAAQQTEIPRPKRAEGQWALGYTEPLNKNEQSKKDDDPLNVRDRILYTYSRRGFDSIDPADLRGRFRWMGLYTQRAPGFDGGKTAQLEEEELDDRFFMMRVRTDGSVLDAAALRALGEVSTAYARNTADITDRNNIQYHWIEIESVPAIWEKLEAVGLTTLEACGDSPRPFLGSPVAGIAKDEIIDGTAALEEIKRRILGNPDFSNLPRKFKTALTGHPSHDVAPEVNDVSFVGTVHPEHGPGFDLWVGGGLSTNPMLAHKLGVWIPLDEVADAWEGVAGIFRDYGYRRLRSKARLKFLLADWGKEKFREVLENEYLHRALVDNPSPEAPVTAGDHIGIHEQKDGKFYVGAAPVVGRIDGTTLSALGDLVERYGARGARLTAYQKLVVIGVAADDTEAFADDLEKIGLTARPSNWRRSTMACTGIEFCKLAIVDTKERARRLVSELEKRFPDLDTQISVNVNGCPNACARTQVADIGLKGQLVMDEDGRQVEGFQVHLGGSLGLNPAMGRKLRAHKVTSAGLDDYVTAVVSAYLADRTEGERFAAWVTRADEVLLRGEPVAS; encoded by the coding sequence ATGCCTGACCTCCGGTTCAAGCCCCAGGCCGCCCAGCAGACCGAGATCCCCCGCCCCAAGCGGGCGGAGGGCCAGTGGGCGCTCGGCTACACCGAGCCGCTCAACAAGAACGAGCAGTCCAAGAAGGACGACGACCCGCTCAACGTCCGCGACCGGATCCTGTACACCTACTCGCGCCGCGGCTTCGACTCGATCGACCCCGCCGACCTGCGCGGCCGCTTCCGCTGGATGGGCCTCTACACCCAGCGCGCCCCGGGCTTCGACGGCGGCAAGACCGCCCAGCTCGAGGAGGAGGAGCTCGACGACCGCTTCTTCATGATGCGGGTCCGCACCGACGGCTCGGTGCTCGACGCGGCCGCGCTGCGCGCGCTCGGTGAGGTCTCGACGGCGTACGCCCGCAACACCGCCGACATCACCGACCGCAACAACATCCAGTACCACTGGATCGAGATCGAGAGCGTCCCGGCGATCTGGGAGAAGCTCGAGGCAGTCGGCCTGACCACCCTCGAGGCGTGCGGCGACAGCCCGCGCCCGTTCCTCGGCTCCCCCGTGGCCGGCATCGCCAAGGACGAGATCATCGACGGCACCGCGGCGCTCGAGGAGATCAAGCGCCGCATCCTCGGCAACCCGGACTTCTCGAACCTGCCGCGCAAGTTCAAGACGGCGCTGACCGGTCACCCCAGCCACGACGTGGCCCCCGAGGTCAACGACGTGTCCTTCGTCGGCACGGTCCACCCCGAGCACGGCCCCGGCTTCGACCTGTGGGTCGGCGGCGGGCTGTCCACCAACCCGATGCTCGCCCACAAGCTCGGCGTCTGGATCCCGCTCGACGAGGTCGCCGACGCCTGGGAGGGCGTGGCCGGGATCTTCCGCGACTACGGCTACCGCCGGCTGCGCTCCAAGGCGCGGCTGAAGTTCCTCCTCGCCGACTGGGGCAAGGAGAAGTTCCGCGAGGTCCTGGAGAACGAGTACCTGCACCGCGCCCTCGTCGACAACCCGTCGCCCGAGGCGCCGGTCACCGCGGGCGACCACATCGGGATCCACGAGCAGAAGGACGGGAAGTTCTACGTCGGCGCCGCGCCGGTCGTGGGCCGGATCGACGGCACCACGCTGAGCGCCCTCGGCGACCTCGTCGAGCGCTACGGCGCCCGCGGCGCGCGCCTCACGGCGTACCAGAAGCTCGTGGTGATCGGCGTTGCCGCCGACGACACCGAGGCCTTCGCCGACGACCTGGAGAAGATCGGGCTCACCGCCCGACCCAGCAACTGGCGCCGCTCCACGATGGCCTGCACCGGCATCGAGTTCTGCAAGCTCGCCATCGTCGACACCAAGGAGCGCGCACGTCGCCTCGTCTCGGAGCTGGAGAAGCGCTTCCCCGACCTCGACACCCAGATCTCGGTCAACGTCAACGGCTGCCCCAACGCCTGCGCCCGCACCCAGGTCGCCGACATCGGGCTCAAGGGCCAGCTGGTCATGGACGAGGACGGCCGCCAGGTCGAGGGCTTCCAGGTCCACCTCGGCGGCTCGCTCGGCCTCAACCCGGCGATGGGCCGCAAGCTGCGCGCCCACAAGGTGACGAGCGCCGGCCTCGACGACTACGTCACCGCGGTGGTCTCGGCGTACCTCGCCGACCGCACCGAGGGCGAGCGGTTCGCCGCCTGGGTCACCCGCGCCGACGAGGTGCTGCTGCGCGGGGAGCCGGTGGCGTCCTGA
- a CDS encoding GNAT family N-acetyltransferase — MTTLVVHTGAHDLAGSVDDGESWRAAAARTVAAVGGAPVARDLSGAVLHFDLDPEHVVSLRAMTRDDLPLMTRWRASDAVRRWWEQGREQTPEQIHDMYAERVDGRSPTRMWVVEVDARPAGFVQDYRISDYPDHAVLVPDPGAVGVDYAIGEDAWRGRGLGAAVLWSWAEHARSRYPDVTTYFAAPDYRNTASLRVLAKAGFEPGTWFDQPQADGSTHTVVGCSLDVRRVLA; from the coding sequence GTGACCACCCTCGTCGTCCACACCGGCGCGCACGACCTCGCGGGGTCGGTCGACGACGGCGAGTCGTGGCGGGCCGCGGCCGCACGCACCGTGGCTGCGGTCGGCGGCGCCCCCGTGGCGCGCGACCTGTCGGGCGCGGTGCTGCACTTCGACCTCGATCCCGAGCACGTCGTGAGCCTCCGGGCGATGACCCGCGACGACCTCCCCCTGATGACGAGGTGGCGGGCCAGCGACGCCGTGCGCCGGTGGTGGGAGCAGGGACGCGAGCAGACGCCGGAGCAGATCCACGACATGTACGCCGAGCGGGTGGACGGCCGCAGCCCGACGCGGATGTGGGTGGTGGAGGTGGACGCGCGCCCGGCCGGCTTCGTGCAGGACTACCGGATCTCCGACTACCCGGACCACGCGGTGCTCGTCCCCGACCCCGGCGCCGTCGGGGTGGACTACGCGATCGGCGAGGACGCGTGGCGCGGACGCGGGCTGGGCGCCGCGGTGCTGTGGTCGTGGGCCGAGCACGCCCGCTCGCGCTACCCGGACGTGACCACGTACTTCGCCGCGCCCGACTACCGCAACACCGCCTCGCTCCGGGTCCTCGCCAAGGCCGGCTTCGAGCCCGGCACCTGGTTCGACCAGCCCCAGGCGGACGGCTCGACGCACACGGTCGTGGGCTGCTCGCTCGACGTGCGCCGCGTCCTGGCCTGA
- a CDS encoding regulatory protein RecX: MTSEQRPAPDWVGDVGLGVTAWVGETPPAPAEPERPGARSSGARNSARKKGGRSRTRTWEEREAARVARAEAAAAEVEADPEAVARKILLDTLTGQARTRQELADKLAKRGVPDELASALLDRFTEVGLVDDAAFARQWVESRHRSRGLAPRALKQELRRKGVTDDDVAEALEQIDDDDQRTAARALVDKKLRSMRGLDPQVATRRLAGMLARKGYSSGLAFAVVREALADHGGDDVDDLVDAHDLPED, from the coding sequence ATGACTTCTGAGCAGCGGCCGGCCCCCGACTGGGTCGGTGACGTCGGCCTCGGCGTGACGGCGTGGGTGGGGGAGACCCCACCCGCGCCGGCCGAGCCGGAGCGGCCCGGCGCCCGCTCGTCGGGCGCGCGGAACAGCGCGCGCAAGAAGGGCGGTCGCAGCCGCACCCGGACCTGGGAGGAGCGCGAGGCCGCCCGCGTGGCGCGTGCGGAGGCCGCCGCAGCGGAGGTCGAGGCCGACCCCGAGGCGGTGGCCCGCAAGATCCTGCTCGACACGCTCACCGGCCAGGCGCGCACCCGTCAGGAGCTCGCCGACAAGCTCGCGAAGCGGGGAGTCCCCGACGAGCTCGCCTCGGCGCTGCTCGACCGGTTCACCGAGGTCGGGCTGGTCGACGACGCCGCCTTCGCGCGGCAGTGGGTGGAGAGCCGGCACCGCAGCCGGGGCCTCGCGCCGCGGGCCCTCAAGCAGGAGCTGCGACGCAAGGGCGTCACCGACGACGACGTCGCCGAGGCGCTCGAGCAGATCGACGACGACGACCAGCGCACGGCCGCACGAGCGCTGGTGGACAAGAAGCTGCGCTCGATGCGCGGGCTCGACCCGCAGGTCGCCACCCGGCGGCTCGCCGGGATGCTGGCCCGCAAGGGCTACTCCTCGGGCCTGGCCTTCGCGGTCGTCCGCGAGGCGCTCGCCGACCACGGTGGCGACGACGTCGACGACCTCGTCGACGCGCACGACCTGCCCGAGGACTGA
- a CDS encoding HipA family kinase has protein sequence MSAGLPSVTVTRYVTPLREGGSLPGVVEADDLGTYVCKFRGAGQGARVLVAEVVVSGLATRLGLRTPRLVVLDLDPEIARYEADEEVQDLLNASVGHNLGIDFLPGSFGVDGQVAAADDEGARVLWLDAFTANVDRSWRNPNLLLWNGDLWVIDHGASLYFHHGWRSGVTDPARFAAQPWDSSGHVFETCAAGARELDDEIGALLGREMFADVLADVPDEWLEPVPGAETAAELRAAYVDFLTARLGTRQWLPEASR, from the coding sequence GTGAGCGCCGGTCTCCCCTCCGTCACCGTCACCCGCTACGTCACGCCGCTGCGCGAGGGCGGCAGCCTGCCCGGCGTCGTCGAGGCCGACGACCTCGGGACCTACGTCTGCAAGTTCCGCGGAGCAGGGCAGGGCGCCAGGGTGCTGGTCGCCGAGGTCGTGGTGAGCGGTCTGGCCACCCGGCTCGGGCTGCGCACCCCGCGTCTGGTGGTGCTCGACCTCGATCCCGAGATCGCCCGCTACGAGGCAGACGAGGAGGTCCAGGACCTGCTCAACGCGAGCGTGGGCCACAACCTCGGCATCGACTTCCTCCCCGGGTCGTTCGGCGTGGACGGCCAGGTCGCGGCAGCCGACGACGAGGGCGCCCGGGTGCTGTGGCTCGACGCCTTCACCGCCAACGTGGACCGGTCCTGGCGCAACCCCAACCTGCTGCTGTGGAACGGCGACCTCTGGGTCATCGACCACGGCGCGTCGCTCTACTTCCACCACGGCTGGCGCTCCGGCGTCACCGACCCCGCCCGGTTCGCCGCGCAGCCGTGGGACTCCTCGGGCCACGTCTTCGAGACGTGCGCTGCCGGGGCTCGCGAGCTCGACGACGAGATCGGCGCGCTCCTCGGGCGGGAGATGTTCGCCGACGTGCTGGCCGACGTCCCCGACGAGTGGCTGGAGCCGGTCCCGGGCGCGGAGACCGCCGCGGAGCTGCGGGCGGCCTACGTCGACTTCCTCACCGCCCGCCTGGGCACCCGCCAGTGGCTGCCGGAGGCCTCCCGGTGA
- a CDS encoding VOC family protein: MPGHAAIYVGDLDRMVAFYTRVLGLARVDDEPGFATMESDDWVLTLVRSPEAVPPSDPAPRRSDTAVKPVFAVTDLDATADVATALGAVADPVDARWTHRGEVRCDLVDPEGNVLGLRAPAP; encoded by the coding sequence ATGCCGGGCCACGCAGCGATCTACGTCGGCGACCTCGACCGGATGGTCGCCTTCTACACCCGAGTCCTGGGCCTGGCGCGGGTCGACGACGAGCCCGGCTTCGCGACGATGGAGTCGGACGACTGGGTGCTGACCCTCGTCCGCAGCCCCGAGGCGGTCCCGCCGTCCGACCCGGCGCCGCGTCGCTCGGACACGGCGGTCAAGCCGGTCTTCGCGGTGACCGACCTGGACGCGACCGCCGACGTGGCGACCGCGCTCGGTGCGGTGGCCGACCCGGTCGACGCACGCTGGACCCACCGCGGGGAGGTCCGCTGCGACCTCGTGGACCCGGAGGGCAACGTGCTCGGCCTCCGGGCTCCCGCTCCCTGA
- a CDS encoding sirohydrochlorin chelatase has translation MAAPALVALAHGSRDPRSAATIKALVAEVKAMRPDLRIETAFLELSKPGFDTVVDRLVKAGHEEIVVVPLLLTEAYHAKVDVPRAIEAAMARHEGVRIRASRILGMEAAFLEVLDLRLRDALKAARVRELDALVLAAAGSSDPLANQSVARIARAWGNRHHLPVTAAFASAAPPATGEAVRAFRAEGKRHVAVASFFLAPGKLPDRAAELALEAGAVAVSDPLGAHPSVARAILARYAVGAVELVPV, from the coding sequence ATGGCTGCTCCTGCTCTGGTTGCCCTGGCCCACGGAAGCCGGGACCCGCGTTCGGCCGCGACGATCAAGGCGCTCGTCGCCGAGGTCAAGGCCATGCGTCCCGACCTCCGCATCGAGACGGCGTTCCTCGAGCTGTCCAAGCCCGGCTTCGACACGGTCGTCGACCGGCTCGTGAAGGCCGGCCACGAGGAGATCGTGGTGGTGCCGCTGCTGCTCACCGAGGCCTACCACGCGAAGGTCGACGTCCCCCGCGCGATCGAGGCCGCGATGGCCCGCCACGAGGGTGTGCGAATCCGCGCGAGCCGGATCCTCGGCATGGAGGCCGCGTTCCTCGAGGTCCTCGACCTCCGCCTGCGCGACGCGCTGAAGGCCGCGCGGGTGCGCGAGCTCGACGCCCTCGTCCTCGCCGCCGCCGGCTCCTCCGACCCGCTGGCCAACCAGTCGGTCGCCCGGATCGCCCGCGCCTGGGGCAACCGCCACCACCTGCCGGTCACCGCGGCGTTCGCGTCGGCCGCTCCCCCGGCCACCGGCGAGGCGGTCCGCGCCTTCCGCGCCGAGGGCAAGCGCCACGTCGCCGTCGCGTCGTTCTTCCTCGCCCCCGGCAAGCTGCCGGACCGGGCCGCGGAGCTCGCGCTCGAGGCGGGCGCGGTCGCGGTGTCCGACCCGCTGGGCGCGCACCCGTCGGTCGCCCGGGCGATCCTCGCGCGCTACGCCGTCGGCGCGGTGGAGCTGGTCCCGGTCTGA
- a CDS encoding DUF3037 domain-containing protein, whose translation MSARLAYQYVVLRCVPRPDREEFLNVGVVLHCQSADFLDVDWSCDRDRLLALDRQLDVDQVCEALGFVERVCHGDERAGEAARQPLGQRFGFLKAPRSTVLQPGPVHGGTTDDPARQLAHLRERLVG comes from the coding sequence GTGAGCGCGCGGCTGGCCTACCAGTACGTCGTCCTGCGCTGCGTGCCGCGGCCCGATCGCGAGGAGTTCCTCAACGTCGGCGTGGTGCTGCACTGCCAGTCCGCCGACTTCCTCGACGTCGACTGGTCGTGCGACCGCGACCGGTTGCTCGCCCTCGACCGGCAGCTCGACGTGGACCAGGTGTGCGAGGCGCTCGGCTTCGTCGAGCGCGTGTGCCACGGGGACGAGCGGGCGGGCGAGGCCGCGCGCCAGCCGCTCGGGCAGCGCTTCGGCTTCCTCAAGGCCCCGCGCAGCACGGTGCTCCAGCCCGGCCCGGTGCACGGCGGCACGACCGACGACCCGGCCCGCCAGCTGGCGCACCTGCGCGAACGTCTCGTGGGGTGA